One region of Drosophila subobscura isolate 14011-0131.10 chromosome J, UCBerk_Dsub_1.0, whole genome shotgun sequence genomic DNA includes:
- the LOC117895772 gene encoding uncharacterized protein LOC117895772, producing MLKHPTTRRKKSLPPRAPHVPIIERPSKGRSASPLRMSHIQRQPEHQGWSNPGQNVSDDLKQRLLALQMQVSAWKAIKK from the coding sequence ATGCTGAAACATCCAACAACCCGCAGAAAGAAGTCTCTGCCGCCCAGGGCCCCTCACGTCCCCATAATCGAGCGTCCCTCGAAAGGAAGAAGCGCCAGTCCCCTGAGGATGTCCCACATCCAGCGGCAGCCGGAGCACCAGGGCTGGTCGAATCCTGGCCAGAATGTGTCAGACGACCTGAAGCAACGTCTTCTGGCACTCCAAATGCAAGTGAGTGCGTGGAAGGCCATCAAGAAATAG